Part of the Pseudomonas lijiangensis genome is shown below.
GCCTCACTGGCAACCCGCAAACCGGCACCCACCTCCCCGGTTTCAAAGCGCTGGTCACTGTTGCGCAACGCCGCAGTCGAACCGTGTTCGGTGTAAGCATCGACCTGAACATTCGAATACCGGGCGCCAACACGTGGCTCCAGCAATATGTGATCGCTGAGTCGCAAGCCATAGCCAGCCAGGGTGCTGATGCTCAGGACATCACTGTCGAAGTTGCCTTTGGCCAGGGTGCCAGCCACATAGCGGCGGCTGTCGTTATCATTGCGTCCATAGGAAACGCTGCCCTGAGCAAACCAGTTGTCCTTGTCCCAGCTTCCATAAAGTGACAGCGCATTACCCTGCACATCGGTCTTGTAGCCAATGTCGGAGGTTGCGTTGGCATTTACATAGGAATAGGCAAAACCCAGGGTCGCCCCCGAGGAGAACTGGCCATCCACGCCTACTGCAACGCCACTGGCATTGGCCGAGTAGCCTTCCACACCACCACGGCTGTCCTGATCCATGTTGCTGTTCAATGCCTGCATCCACACGCCGGTATCGGACAGTTCATCACCTGAAGAAAGGCCGCTGCGCAATCCAGTCATCCGGGTATCGAGTGCCGATCTGCTGGCACCCTGCCCGGCCAGGGCTGCATCCACTCCGCCACGGCTGACGTCGGGTGACAACTGTTTGCCAAGCTCAGCCAGTTGAGCGCTGTTGGCGTTGGCGAACGACTGAAATACCCGGTCATTGCTGTCGAGCTGGCCCATCACATTGTTCTTGAAGCGGTTGATCAGACCTTGTGTACGCTGGTCGCCCCCAGCATTGTCCAGCTCCTGACTCACCTGCTGGTCGGATTTGGGCCTGACCACGGCAGACACAGAGTCGGCATCGACGCTGTAGCTGGCAACATCGAGCAGGGCCGAGGCGCTGTTCACGGTCAAACCGTTGTTCTGCACACTGCCTGCGGACAGCAAGGCGTAAGTCTTGCCCTCGGTAACAGGGGTGAAATCACCAGGGTTGGCGCTCAGGGTGATACGCGAACCGGCTGCAAAAGTCGCAGCCCCGGCAACGGTCAGATAGGGCGTGGTATTCACGACGCTGTCGGATAACCGCATGTCCAGCGCGCCCAGATTCGCAAGCTGCAGATTCCCGGTGATGGAACTGCCTGGACGGTCCAGATTCAGGGAGCCGCCCTGGACGACAACATTACTGTCGATGATCGCACCCTTGAATGTCGCCATGCCCTGAACATTCACGGCGGCCATATCAAGAAGATCGCCACGAATCTCGCCACCGGACCAGTTCAACGTGGCCAGATTACGGCCACGGATGGCAGCGCCCGAATCACTGGCGATAAAGCCCGCCTTCTGATTGATTTCAAAGCCGATGGGCAATGCATCCCGGGTAACCACAATCGTATCGCCCTGGGAGGTAATGGTTCCGGTGTTCACGATGCCCCTTGAACCGGAAGGATTGGTGGTAGTGAAGTCAATGCCTTGAACCATGATGGCATGCGAATCACTGCTACCCGTTGCGCTGACAAGGCCACTGTTATTCAAGACATCAAGTGTCCCCTCCCACAAATTGATGCTTTCGGCCCCCAGCCCCTGGGCAACGATTGAACCGCTGTTATCGAAGTGCAGAGGAGATGTAGGAGACTCTATATCCAGCCCTACCGAGTTGTTCCCCACAACAAGGATGGAGCCCGAATTAATGAGCTTACCGCCAAGACTGAAGATTGCGGTAGCGGTGTGAAAATCGATGATCAGACCACCAGCATCCTCGCCGCGGACTTCAATTGATCCCGAGTTGATCAGATCACCACCGATTTGCGTGCCATGTAGATAAATACCTTCTGCACTACCGAAAGAAACCAGTCCGGGTTCGTCTGACATCAAGATATGTCCAGCATTGATCACAGAGCCCGTGACAATGAGATTGCCGACTTGCATCCCCTCCGCCCTGTTGGCTTTCAGAATAGTAATCGATCCGTTGTTCCGCAGATCCCCGTTGATAGTCCCCCCAAGGCCGCCCCCCGTGAAGAGTAAATCAGGAGCGTTAGCGATCCCCAGTCCGTTGACCACGTGCCCATTGGCATCCACAGTAATGTCCGCTGCGTTAACGAAAGAACCGTTCAAGACAGAACGCTGGAACTGAAAAATGTTTTCGCTCCCGGACGATTGCAACGAAACCTGGCCAATCAAGTTGAAATCACCTGTCAACGTTTGATTGATCAGTGCTGTGCGCCCCTGACTGACGTCATAATCCTGGGAATGGGCCTGACAAGCGCAGGCACCAATGAGCAGTGCCAGTAGAGTTTTCTGAAAAGTCCGATTCAAAGCCTGTGGTCCATCGATTTACTTCAGCAGCAGCCCTGCCCGGCGTGCATTCCACCGTGAATGCGTGTCGCACTCCGATTGCCTCGCAAGTCAGAGTCGTCCGGGGCGTTGTCGGCTGTTTGATACGAAGCTTTAAAAGAGCGGACACAAAGGCATCAATTAAACCGATTAAAAGGCCCGTAAACTCAAACCTATTAATCAATTGCAGATTGCCGAGTAACAAATGCAGCAATCAAAAACGCCCGGCCCAGGTTACCTGGGTCGGGCGTTTTTCATAGCACCGTCAAACTTCAGCGAGGTGCCGGGCCGTAGCCGTTCACACCGTTGGTGCCCGGCACAAACAGCAAGGCTAGCTGGAACAGCGGGCCCAGGATTGGAATAAGGCCAATCAGCACACACCAGCCGCTGAGATTGATGTCATGCAGCCTTCTGACATTCAAAGAGAGATTGGTCATGAACATGGCCACTAACAGGACAGCGGTCGCGGGCCCGAGGCCTATTCCCGGATCAAACCAGTCGTTACTGAAATCAATCCACAATGCCACCGCGGCTAGCCCGATACAAAGCAGGAAAAAGACGAAGAATTCCATCCTTGACGCCCGGCCACTGAAATCGAATGTTTTTGCAAACGTGTCATACAGATGATTCATCCCTACTTCTCTTCTTGATGGCTGTATTGGCATCCCTGGTCAATGACTGACCACGCCCCTTGGCGGCGACCAATCTAACGATTTAAAAAAATAGGGATGCAGTCACCCTCCGAAACATCCGTAGGAAAAATCGACACACCAAAACTCTTCACTCTTCAGACGCCATCGAAAGCCCACGGATTGTTCAAACCATCAAAAAATCAGATTTATTTGCGCCAGAAATCAAACCCATCAATCGAAGCATTCACACTAAGATGGCATCATTCTCACTTGATCAGGAGTGCCCTTTTCATGGCTCAATTTCGTAAAGTGCTGTCGATACAAGCTGGCCAACCGACTTCAGACGGCGCCGGTGTGCGCCTGACGCGGGTATTTGGCGGCCAGGGTGTCGAGCAGTTCGATCCGTTCCTGATGCTCGACGAGTTCGGTTCGGACAAGCCGGACGACTACATTGCCGGCTTCCCTCCGCATCCCCATCGCGGCTTTGAAACCGTGACCTATATGCTCGAAGGCCGCATGCGTCATGAGGATCACATGGGCAATGTCGGCCTGTTGCAGAGCGGTGGCGTGCAGTGGATGACAGCGGCACGCGGGATCATTCACAGCGAGATGCCCGAGCAGGAAGAAGGTGTGATGCGCGGTTTTCAGTTGTGGCTGAATCTGCCGGGCAAGAACAAGTTGATGGACGCCAGTTACCGGGACATCCAGCCGCAAGATATTCCGCGCCTCACTACCGAAGCCGGTGTGGAGGTGGTGGTGATTGCTGGCCGGTTTGACGATGGCCAGGTTCAACAGGATGGCGCCGTCCAACGGCCGGATACCGAGCCGCAGTATTTCGACTTTCATCTGCCAGCAGGCCGCAGCATCAGCCCGCTCATCCCGGCAGGGCATCGGGCGTTGCTATATGTGTACGAGGGCGCCATCGAGGTTGAAGGCTGCCCGCAAACCGTTGGCGCAAGCCGTCTGGTGCGGTTGGCCGATGAGGGCGAGTTGCAGATCAACAGTGCGAAGGGTGCGCGGGTGCTGCTGATTGCCGGCAAACCCTTGCGCGAGCCTGTGGTGCAATACGGGCCATTCGTGATGAATACCCGGGAAGAGATCGAACAGGCACTGCGGGATTTCCGGGATGATCGGTTGACGGCGTGACAGGGAGAAGCTTCGCGAATGAATTCGCTTAGATGGTAATACCGATCAGTTAAGGTCAATGAATCATTTTGTGGGAGGCAGCTTGCTGGCGACTTCAGGCGCAGAAGATGTATTGCCTGTAAGCAAGTTGTCGCGGCCAAGGCCCCTCCCACAAGTGACTGGTATGCCTTAAAACGCTTACTCCAACCTCAAAAACCGCTTCAACTCCTCCCGCTGGGCCATGGCATCGCGACGACCCAGGTCGATCAGTTCGCTGCAATAGCCCGCCTCGAACAGCAGGTAGCTCAAGACGCTGGCGCCGCTGGTTTTGGTCGCCCCCGGCCCGCGCAGGAAAGTGCGCAGTGCCGGGGGCAGTTCATGGCGGTGGCGGGCAGCGATTTCGTCCAGAGGCTGGCTCGGGGAAATCACCAGCACGTCGACCGGCGCCATGCCGGGTTGGCGTCTGGCCTGCTCGTCAGCCAGCAATGAACTCATCAGGTTCAGTCGTTCAAGCAGTTCGATATCGCTTTCCAGGTTATCGATGAAGGTGCTGTTGAGCATGTGACCACTGATTTGCGCCAGACTCGGTTGAATGCCGCTGGTAGCCCGATGGATCTGTTTATTGGGCTGCACACCTCGCGGATTGCCGCTGACACCCACCACCAGTACGCGATTGGCCCCCAGATGCAGTGCCGGACTGATGGGCGCCGACTGCCGCACCGCACCATCGCCGAAATATTCATGCCCGATCTTGACGGGCTCGAACAGCAGCGGGATCGCCGAACTGGCCAGCAGGTGGTCCACGGTCAATGCTGTCGGCAGACCGATACGTCGATGGCGCAACCAGGGTTCGATGGTGCCGCCGCCCTGATAGAAGGTCACCGCCTGCCCGGACTCGTAGCCGAAGGCTGTTACCGCCACGGCCCGCAGATGATTGCTGTCGATGGCAGCATCGATGCCCGACAGGTCAAGCCGCTCGCCGAGCAGGTCGCGCAAGGGCGAACTGTTGAGCAACGCAACAGGGAGATCACGGCCCAGCCCGGTCAGGCTGCGCCCGAAAAAACGCCCCGCCTGACGAATCACGCCGGGCCAGTCGCTGCGCAGCACCTGATGGCTGCGAAACGACTGCCAGAACTCGGTCAACTGGCGGATGGCGATACGAAAATGCAACGCGCCACTGGCCAGTTTCACGGCATTGATAGCGCCGGCCGAGGTGCCGACAATCACCGGAAACGGGTTGGCGGCGCCTGCTGGCAGGAGGTCGGCAATCCCCGCAAGTACACCGACCTGATAAGCAGCGCGAGCGCCACCTCCTGACAGGATCAAACCGGTAACCGACTCTTTCTCGTTCACTGCATTTGTCACTACTGCGCGCTCTGGCATCTACAACGAACCTCAGTGAACAACCATTTCTTTTTATTTATGTTTTTTGTATAGCTTCGGTTCACCCTCCGGTCGACTTTTAAAACGTCGATGCGCCCAGAGATATTGCTCCGGACATTCCGTGATGGCAATTTCAACCCACTGATTGATGCGCAAACAATCCTCTTCATCGCTCTGGCCGGGGAAATCCGTCAGTGGCGGATGAATCACCAGCTTGTAACCGCTGCCGTCCGCCAGGCGTTGCTGGGTGAAAGGCACGACCTGGGCACGTCCCAGCTTGGCGAATTTACTGGTGGCCGTCACGGTGGCGGCCTGAATGCCGAACAGCGGCACGAACACGCTCTGCTTGGCGCCGTAATCCTGATCCGGTGCATACCAGATGGCACGGCCGGAACGCAGCAGCTTGAGCATGCCGCGCACGTCTTCGCGCTCGACAGCCAGTGAATCGAGGTTGTGCCGCTCGCGACCGCGACGCTGGACAAAGTCGAACAACGGGTTCTTGTGCTCGCGATACATGCCATCGATGGTGTGCTGCTGGCCCAGCAAGGCTGCACCGACCTCAAGGGTGGTGAAATGCAGGGCCATGAGAATCACGCCCTCGCCCTTCTGCTGGGCATGCTGCAAATGTTCCAGCCCTTCGATGTGAGCAAGCTTTGCCAAACGCCCCCTGGACCACCACCAGCTCATGGCCATTTCGAAGAAGGCAATGCCCGTGGAGGCAAAGTTTTCCTTGAGCAACTGCTTGCGCTGAGCCGCGGACAAATGCGGGAAACACAGCTCAAGGTTGCGCGAAGCGATATATTTTCGATCAGTGGCCACGCAGTACATCGCCGCGCCCAGCAGACGCCCGATCACCAGCAGCACTCGAAACGGTAACTGGACAATCAGCCACAAGAGCCCCAACCCCAGCAACAGCGGCCAGAAACGGGGGTGAAGAAAACTGGCTTTAAAACGCGGGCGATCCATTTAAGCTTCCGTCAGGACAAAGGCTGCGCATTCTACATTGGTTCGACCCGGCTTGCGGCTCGCGGGCGTTCTCGTTATAAGTCTCGGCACTTTTAGCGACAAGCTGTTGTGTATCCCGACCATGAGCCAGATCGAATCGCAAAACCCGGACCCCGTGTTTCAGCTCAAAGGCAGCATGCTGGCCATTACCGTCATGGAGCTGTCCCGCAATAACCTCGACGCACTGGACCGTCAATTGGCGGCCAAGGTCGCTCAGGCACCGAACTTCTTCAGCAATACCCCGCTGATCCTGGCACTGGACAAGCTCGCACCCAATGAAGGCACGGTGGATCTGCCCGGCCTGGTGCGCGTCTGCCGCCAACATGGCCTGCGCACACTGGCGATACGGGCCAACCGCATCGAAGACATTGCCGCTGCCATTGCCGTGGATCTTCCCGTGCTGCCGCCTTCCGGCGCCCGGGAGCGTGTGCTGGAGCCTGTGGAAGCAGAAGCGCCAAAAAAGATTCCCGAAAAACCGCCAGAGCCCACTATCAAGCCGACTCGCGTGATAACCGCTCCCGTACGCGGCGGACAGCAGATTTATGCCCAGGGCGGCGATCTGGTGGTCGTGGCGCCAGTGAGCCCCGGTGCGGAACTTCTGGCCGATGGCAACATCCATGTTTACGGCCCAATGCGCGGCAGGGCACTGGCAGGCATCAAGGGCGACACCAGGGCAAGGATCTTTTGCCAACAATTGGGCGCCGAGCTGATTTCGATCGCCGGGCAATACAAGGTTTCCGAAGACTTGCGCAGGGATCCTCTCTGGGGTGCTCCCGTACAAGTCAGCCTGTCCGGTGACGTGTTGAACATCATTCGTCTTTAACGGATACTGCCGCAATTTTCAAAGCATCTCTGATTCGTCGCGAAAACGTAGTAAAGGTTGTAGGAAATCCGGAGAAACACCTGTTTCTCGATGGTTACACTCATCAAAGTAGTGGCACGGAGCCACTTTTTAAGGCGAGCTTCCGTGATTTCCGTCATTCTTCGATTAACGTCGCTTCAAGGGATGCTCTTCAGGGACTAACTGTCCTTTTCCTCTAGGGGTGATACACCTTGGCCAAGATTCTCGTGGTTACATCCGGCAAGGGTGGTGTGGGCAAGACCACCACCAGCGCCGCCATCGGCACAGGCCTCGCTCTGCGTGGTCATAAAACAGTGATCGTCGACTTCGACGTCGGCTTGCGTAACCTGGACCTGATCATGGGTTGCGAGCGCCGCGTGGTGTACGACTTCGTCAACGTCGTCAACGGCGAAGCG
Proteins encoded:
- a CDS encoding autotransporter family protein; protein product: MSDEPGLVSFGSAEGIYLHGTQIGGDLINSGSIEVRGEDAGGLIIDFHTATAIFSLGGKLINSGSILVVGNNSVGLDIESPTSPLHFDNSGSIVAQGLGAESINLWEGTLDVLNNSGLVSATGSSDSHAIMVQGIDFTTTNPSGSRGIVNTGTITSQGDTIVVTRDALPIGFEINQKAGFIASDSGAAIRGRNLATLNWSGGEIRGDLLDMAAVNVQGMATFKGAIIDSNVVVQGGSLNLDRPGSSITGNLQLANLGALDMRLSDSVVNTTPYLTVAGAATFAAGSRITLSANPGDFTPVTEGKTYALLSAGSVQNNGLTVNSASALLDVASYSVDADSVSAVVRPKSDQQVSQELDNAGGDQRTQGLINRFKNNVMGQLDSNDRVFQSFANANSAQLAELGKQLSPDVSRGGVDAALAGQGASRSALDTRMTGLRSGLSSGDELSDTGVWMQALNSNMDQDSRGGVEGYSANASGVAVGVDGQFSSGATLGFAYSYVNANATSDIGYKTDVQGNALSLYGSWDKDNWFAQGSVSYGRNDNDSRRYVAGTLAKGNFDSDVLSISTLAGYGLRLSDHILLEPRVGARYSNVQVDAYTEHGSTAALRNSDQRFETGEVGAGLRVASEAPLLGGTLTPELTLMTYHDLIGDRISQTSAFAQGGSSFVVTGAKSARDSYEGSVGVSYAISALTLGTSYTYQGRSGYDAETLMFKARYAF
- a CDS encoding DUF805 domain-containing protein, whose amino-acid sequence is MNHLYDTFAKTFDFSGRASRMEFFVFFLLCIGLAAVALWIDFSNDWFDPGIGLGPATAVLLVAMFMTNLSLNVRRLHDINLSGWCVLIGLIPILGPLFQLALLFVPGTNGVNGYGPAPR
- a CDS encoding pirin family protein, whose protein sequence is MAQFRKVLSIQAGQPTSDGAGVRLTRVFGGQGVEQFDPFLMLDEFGSDKPDDYIAGFPPHPHRGFETVTYMLEGRMRHEDHMGNVGLLQSGGVQWMTAARGIIHSEMPEQEEGVMRGFQLWLNLPGKNKLMDASYRDIQPQDIPRLTTEAGVEVVVIAGRFDDGQVQQDGAVQRPDTEPQYFDFHLPAGRSISPLIPAGHRALLYVYEGAIEVEGCPQTVGASRLVRLADEGELQINSAKGARVLLIAGKPLREPVVQYGPFVMNTREEIEQALRDFRDDRLTA
- a CDS encoding patatin-like phospholipase family protein, with protein sequence MPERAVVTNAVNEKESVTGLILSGGGARAAYQVGVLAGIADLLPAGAANPFPVIVGTSAGAINAVKLASGALHFRIAIRQLTEFWQSFRSHQVLRSDWPGVIRQAGRFFGRSLTGLGRDLPVALLNSSPLRDLLGERLDLSGIDAAIDSNHLRAVAVTAFGYESGQAVTFYQGGGTIEPWLRHRRIGLPTALTVDHLLASSAIPLLFEPVKIGHEYFGDGAVRQSAPISPALHLGANRVLVVGVSGNPRGVQPNKQIHRATSGIQPSLAQISGHMLNSTFIDNLESDIELLERLNLMSSLLADEQARRQPGMAPVDVLVISPSQPLDEIAARHRHELPPALRTFLRGPGATKTSGASVLSYLLFEAGYCSELIDLGRRDAMAQREELKRFLRLE
- a CDS encoding lipid A biosynthesis lauroyl acyltransferase, whose translation is MDRPRFKASFLHPRFWPLLLGLGLLWLIVQLPFRVLLVIGRLLGAAMYCVATDRKYIASRNLELCFPHLSAAQRKQLLKENFASTGIAFFEMAMSWWWSRGRLAKLAHIEGLEHLQHAQQKGEGVILMALHFTTLEVGAALLGQQHTIDGMYREHKNPLFDFVQRRGRERHNLDSLAVEREDVRGMLKLLRSGRAIWYAPDQDYGAKQSVFVPLFGIQAATVTATSKFAKLGRAQVVPFTQQRLADGSGYKLVIHPPLTDFPGQSDEEDCLRINQWVEIAITECPEQYLWAHRRFKSRPEGEPKLYKKHK
- the minC gene encoding septum site-determining protein MinC, coding for MSQIESQNPDPVFQLKGSMLAITVMELSRNNLDALDRQLAAKVAQAPNFFSNTPLILALDKLAPNEGTVDLPGLVRVCRQHGLRTLAIRANRIEDIAAAIAVDLPVLPPSGARERVLEPVEAEAPKKIPEKPPEPTIKPTRVITAPVRGGQQIYAQGGDLVVVAPVSPGAELLADGNIHVYGPMRGRALAGIKGDTRARIFCQQLGAELISIAGQYKVSEDLRRDPLWGAPVQVSLSGDVLNIIRL